Within the Balneolales bacterium ANBcel1 genome, the region CACCGACCGGTATAAAGGGGTCTGCCATACCGCCATGCCCGAAGAAGGCTTCACACGTCCCGGCGACGTGCTTTTCGGTACCGATTCGCATACCTGCACCGCGGGAGCGTTCGGACAGTTCGCCACCGGAATCGGAAATACCGACGCCGGATTCATCATGGGTGCGGGCAAGCTCTGGGTAAAAGTGCCGGAGACCATGAAGTTTATTTTTGAAGGAGAAATCCCGCCGTATGTGATGGCCAAGGACCTTATCCTTCAAATTATCGGAGATATCGGTGTGGACGGCGGAACCTATCGTGCCATGGAATTTGCCGGCGACGGTGTGATGAACATGGATATGGAGGGGCGCATGACGCTGACCAACATGGTGATCGAGGGCGGTGGCAAAAACGGAGTGGTTGAACCCGACGAAACAACCTTCGAATACGTACGCAAACGCACCGACTACCAGTTTACGCCAATGTACAACGACCCGGACGCAAAGTATCACAGTGTGCGTACCTATAAAAGCTCCGAGCTTCAGCCCATGGTCGCCAAACCCCATTCGCCGGATAACAAGGCGACCGTATGGGAGGTCAGAAACACGCCCCTTACCCGCGCCTACATCGGCTCGTGCACCGGCGGCAAGCTCTCGGACTTTGAGGCCGCCGCGAAAATCATCAAAGGACACGAGGTTGGTATTGAGACCTACGTGGTTCCCGCAACAACCAAAGTTCGCGAAGATCTCAAAACCACCTATTACGAAGGGGAAACTCTCTGGGATATTTTTGAAAACGCCGGTGCCCGCATGGGTGAAGCCTCCTGCGCGGCCTGTCTGGGCGGCCCCTCCGACACCTTTGGACGCATGCAGGGCGAAGAGGTCTGTATCTCCACCACCAACCGGAATTTCCCGGGGCGGATGGGATCCAAAAAAGCGCAGGTGTATCTGGCTTCGCCCTATACGGTTGCCGCATCGGCCATCACCGGAAAGATCACCGATCCGCGGGAATACCTGCCGGTTGAAAGTGCCGTTTGACGAATTTTGGTGTACCGCAGGACAAAGCCGGTCAACCGGCGGGCCGATAGTCAGGGTACCGGACCGGAACCGCGACTTGCGATGCCTGTCAGGCCGGCCTGTTGTCCGGAAGCGGCCGGGCTGCCCGCACAGACAGCATACCGGTTACCATGCCAATCGATTTTTACCCATTAACCACATTTACTCATGAGCAAAGTTATTAAAGGAAAAGCATTTGTCGTTGGAAACGACATCGACACCGACCAGATCATCCCCGCCGAACACCTCGTGTACAGTCTGGAGGATCCGGAGGAAAAACGGTTCTACGGACGCTATGCGCTTTCGGGAGTGCCGGATGCTCAGTCGGGCCTTCCCGGGGGAAACATTCCGTTTACCGACCCCGACAAGTTCGAATCGGAATTCAAGGTGATTATCGGAGGCAAGAACTTCGGTTGCGGCTCCTCGCGGGAGCACGCTCCGTTCGCGTTGCAGGTTGCCGGCGCCGAAGCGGTAGTGGCCACCGGGTACGCACGGATCTTCTTCCGGAATGCGGTCGACGGCGGTTTCATCATCCCCTACGAAAGTCACGATGACCTCAGCGAGCATATCTCGACCGGTGACGAAGTTGAGATCAACGGGGAACTGGATATCATCAAAAACATCACCACCGGCAAGAGTTATCCGCTGAAAAAACTGGGCGATGTTGTGGACATCGTCGATGCCGGCGGAATCTTCAAATACGCCGCCAAACACGGTATGATTTAGCGGGAAATCCGCTATTTTGCAGGATGGGGAAAGGGGGATTATTTGCCATCCGGGATCCTTCTCCGCCGGTACATCGGTGGGGGCGGGGTCTGAAGGCAGAGACCCGATACCGCCGGAAGCCTTCCGGTGGTTGATTACGGCGCACCTCCTGTCGCCACCAATACAGCATTTTAAAGCAATAAAGGACGTTATGAGTAAAAAAATTGTTCTTCTGCCCGGTGACGGCATCGGTGTGGAAGTTGTGAGGGAAGCGGAAAAAATCATCACCTTCATTTCAGAGCGGTACGGGATGGAGATAGAGACGGAGCGTCACCTGGCAGGTGGTGCCAGTCTGGACGCCCACGACATTCCGGTAAAGGATGAGGTCATCGAAGCGTGCAAAAGATCGGACGCGGTTTTGCTGGGAGCGGTAGGCGGACCAAAATGGGACGATTTTCCTGCCGACAAGCGTCCGGAGAAAGCGTTGCTCAGGCTGCGGAAAGAGCTGGGCCTGTACAACAACCTGCGACCGGTAACCGTGTTTTCCTCCCTTAAAGACGCCTCCCCCCTCCGCCCGGAAGTGGTTGACGGGGTGGATCTGCTGGTGGTGCGCGAACTCACCGGCGGACTCTATTTCGGCGAGCCGAAAGAGATCACGGAAAAAGACGGGGAGGAAGTGGGCGTGGACACCATGGTGTACACGACATCCGAAATCGAACGAATTGCGGTTGCGGCATTTGAAGCGGCTAAAAAACGCCGCAACAAGGTTACCTCGGTTGACAAGGCCAACATCCTGGCGAGTTCGCAACTGTGGCGCAAGACGGTCAGCCGTATTTCCGAATCCTACCCCGATGTGGAGCTGGAACATATGCTGGTGGATAACTGCGCGATGCAGCTAATCCGGGAGCCGGGACAGTTTGATGTGATACTGACGGAAAACATGTTCGGAGACATCCTCAGTGACGAGGCGGCCATGCTCACCGGGTCGATCGGCATGCTGCCATCGGCCAGCCTTGGCGACGGTACCGGCATGTACGAACCTGTGCACGGATCCGCTCCGGATATTGCGGGAAAAGACATCGCCAATCCGCTGGCTACCCTGGCCTCCACTGCCCTGCTCTTCCGCTACTCGCTGAACCACGAAGAGGCGGCGGTGGATATTGAAAAAGCGATCGCCAAAGTGCTGAATGCAGGATACAATTGCAAGGATATGAGCCGACACGCCCGCCACATCCTGTCCACCTCCGAAATGGGCGATCGGATTCTTGAAACCATGAAAGAGTGATATATTATGTTCAAGGCTAAAAGTATTACCGTAATCGGCGGAGGCAAAATGGGGGAAACGCTGATCTCCCGTCTGCTCTCCACAAAAACACTCAAAAAGAAACATCTGTTTGTCGCCGACAAGCACCCGGGACGTATTACTTTCTTCAAGGAGAAACTTGGTGTGTCCGGATCCACCGACAATGCCGAGGCGGCTGAAAAGGGAGACATCATCCTGTTATGTGTCAAGCCCCAGACCGCCACGCAGGTGATCGCCTCCATTCGCGATGTGCTCAGGCCCGACCAGCTGGTGATTTCCATTATGGCCGGCTTTACCTTGCAGCAGCTTCAGGAGGCCATTCAAAAGCCGGTTCCGGTAATACGGGCCATGCCCAACACTCCGAGTGAAATCGGCGCCGGCATGACGGTTCTCGCGGCGGGAAACAAATCCAACGGCGAGCACATTCAACAGGCCCAGAAACTGTTTGACGCGGTCGGAAAAACGCTGGTCCTGGACGAGCATCATTTTGACGCGGTTACGGGACTCAGTGCAAGCGGGCCGGCTTTTTTCTATGTGATTATCGAAGCCCTGGCCGAGGGTGGTGTCAAATGCGGCCTTCCCCGTGACATTTCGACCCTGCTCGTTGCCCAGGCATGTCTCGGTTCGGCAAAGATGGTGGTAGAAACGGGACAGCATCCCGCTATTTTGAAAGACCACGTGACCACCCCGGCCGGATGTACCATCGACGGTTTACTGAAACTGGAGGAAGGCGGCCTGCGAAAAACCCTGATCAAGGCGGTTGACGAAACAGCCCGGCGTGCGAGGGAACTGGGTCAGGAATAGTGATTGGAATTATCCCCGGCCTGAGTTTTCTTCGGCCCGCCTGTTGCTCAACTCCAGTGTAATGCGGTCCATCTTTTCCTGATTCAATGGATAAAATGTCATTAACACGGCTGCCAGCATCGCTATGACTGCCGGAATCCAGCTCATCAGCATGATGATACCCGGAATAGCGCCCTGAATGGCGACGGCATCCTGACCATCATAGTGAAATGCCGCCAGTACCAGTCCAATGATGGCTCCTGCAACTCCGCCACCGAACTTGGTTGCAAATGATCCCGCCGAATAGACCAGGCCGGTGGCACGACGTTTGTTTTGATATTCCGAATAATCCGCGGCATCCCCGAGCATGGCAAAAAACAACGTCGGAAATATGGCTGCCCCTACCTCGGATACGATGCCAATCATAAAAATGGGAATGATATCATCAGGTCCGCAGAAAAAAAACAGTGCATTGATACCCCCTGAAAAGATCAGGGCATAAATAAACAGGCTTTTCTTGCCGAATATACGGCTTAGTGGAGCAGTGATCATTGCCCCACCGATCGAGGCAAGCATCAGTCCGACCATAAACGTACCGGCCATCAGCGGTTCGTTCAAATAGTGGGAAAAATAAATGACAATAATCCCCTGTTTGATGGAATTATAGACACTGAATAACAGTCCGATGACAAGAAGCACCAGCCACGGCCGGTTTTTGATCAAATCCTTTAGATCATTTTTCAGGTTGGTCTGCTGGGATACCGGTGGCGTAACGCGCTCTTTGGTACTGAAAAAAGTAACAATCAGGAACAGCGCCAGAAAAACCGACATCAGGAACATCGAATAACTGTAGCCGCGCTCCTGGTCAATGATCACAATGTCAGCGGCCTGCAGATCCTCCTCCCCCGAAATGATAAACGTATAGGGCTCATTGGCCTCCATGGTAAAACTCATCCCGGGGGCAGGTTCATGGGCAGGGTTCAGCTCATCAGGATCCGCCCATACAAACAGGGCGAGCCCGGCATCGGTGCTGATATTGGCATTTTCCACATTTCTCGATGACGATACCGTGACCCGGAACTCCTCCGTATCCATTTTCGTCACATGAATCTCGGGGCCAACATTACCGAACAATGAAACCAGCAGCAGCAATGAACCCTGTACCAGCATGCCGCCGGCAAAAGCTCCAACCATTCTGAACGATCCGATACTGGCACGCTCCTTGTTATCGCCGGTCATCACCGCCATCAAAGCTCCATAAGGAACGTTATTGGCCGTATATATGAGCGTAAAAAGGATATACGTGGAGTAAGCATAGATCAGTTTACCCGTGTAGCTCAGGTCAGGGACAAAAAACAGCATCGAGAGCATCACGGCCAGGGGAACAGCCGTCCATAAAATCCATGGGCGGAACTTGCCGAATCTGGAATGCGTACGATCTCCGATGATACCCATGGCCACATCGCTGAAGCCATCACTGGAACGGGCAATAAGCATCAACAACCCAACTGATGCCGGATTCAAGCCATAAACATCGGTATAAAAAACAAATAAAAAGGTGGTCACACCTCTCCAGGCAATATTGGCAGCCCCGTCTCCAAGAGCATAACCTGCTTTTTCCCAGAAAGAAAGCCTGCTCTTAGCAGAAAATTCCATACCCGTATGATTAATCCTTTATGAGTTATTTTTTAATAATTCATTTTGATTAATTGAATATAGAAAAATAA harbors:
- a CDS encoding MFS transporter, which translates into the protein MEFSAKSRLSFWEKAGYALGDGAANIAWRGVTTFLFVFYTDVYGLNPASVGLLMLIARSSDGFSDVAMGIIGDRTHSRFGKFRPWILWTAVPLAVMLSMLFFVPDLSYTGKLIYAYSTYILFTLIYTANNVPYGALMAVMTGDNKERASIGSFRMVGAFAGGMLVQGSLLLLVSLFGNVGPEIHVTKMDTEEFRVTVSSSRNVENANISTDAGLALFVWADPDELNPAHEPAPGMSFTMEANEPYTFIISGEEDLQAADIVIIDQERGYSYSMFLMSVFLALFLIVTFFSTKERVTPPVSQQTNLKNDLKDLIKNRPWLVLLVIGLLFSVYNSIKQGIIVIYFSHYLNEPLMAGTFMVGLMLASIGGAMITAPLSRIFGKKSLFIYALIFSGGINALFFFCGPDDIIPIFMIGIVSEVGAAIFPTLFFAMLGDAADYSEYQNKRRATGLVYSAGSFATKFGGGVAGAIIGLVLAAFHYDGQDAVAIQGAIPGIIMLMSWIPAVIAMLAAVLMTFYPLNQEKMDRITLELSNRRAEENSGRG
- the leuB gene encoding 3-isopropylmalate dehydrogenase; the encoded protein is MSKKIVLLPGDGIGVEVVREAEKIITFISERYGMEIETERHLAGGASLDAHDIPVKDEVIEACKRSDAVLLGAVGGPKWDDFPADKRPEKALLRLRKELGLYNNLRPVTVFSSLKDASPLRPEVVDGVDLLVVRELTGGLYFGEPKEITEKDGEEVGVDTMVYTTSEIERIAVAAFEAAKKRRNKVTSVDKANILASSQLWRKTVSRISESYPDVELEHMLVDNCAMQLIREPGQFDVILTENMFGDILSDEAAMLTGSIGMLPSASLGDGTGMYEPVHGSAPDIAGKDIANPLATLASTALLFRYSLNHEEAAVDIEKAIAKVLNAGYNCKDMSRHARHILSTSEMGDRILETMKE
- a CDS encoding 3-isopropylmalate dehydratase — its product is MSKVIKGKAFVVGNDIDTDQIIPAEHLVYSLEDPEEKRFYGRYALSGVPDAQSGLPGGNIPFTDPDKFESEFKVIIGGKNFGCGSSREHAPFALQVAGAEAVVATGYARIFFRNAVDGGFIIPYESHDDLSEHISTGDEVEINGELDIIKNITTGKSYPLKKLGDVVDIVDAGGIFKYAAKHGMI
- a CDS encoding 3-isopropylmalate dehydratase large subunit; amino-acid sequence: MTLTEKILARASGRTHVDAGETVWVNVDVLLTHDVCGPPTIGIFKREFGQDARVWDKNKIVIIPDHYIFTNDKYANRNIDILRAFAADQDLPHYYDVGTDRYKGVCHTAMPEEGFTRPGDVLFGTDSHTCTAGAFGQFATGIGNTDAGFIMGAGKLWVKVPETMKFIFEGEIPPYVMAKDLILQIIGDIGVDGGTYRAMEFAGDGVMNMDMEGRMTLTNMVIEGGGKNGVVEPDETTFEYVRKRTDYQFTPMYNDPDAKYHSVRTYKSSELQPMVAKPHSPDNKATVWEVRNTPLTRAYIGSCTGGKLSDFEAAAKIIKGHEVGIETYVVPATTKVREDLKTTYYEGETLWDIFENAGARMGEASCAACLGGPSDTFGRMQGEEVCISTTNRNFPGRMGSKKAQVYLASPYTVAASAITGKITDPREYLPVESAV
- the proC gene encoding pyrroline-5-carboxylate reductase, with the protein product MFKAKSITVIGGGKMGETLISRLLSTKTLKKKHLFVADKHPGRITFFKEKLGVSGSTDNAEAAEKGDIILLCVKPQTATQVIASIRDVLRPDQLVISIMAGFTLQQLQEAIQKPVPVIRAMPNTPSEIGAGMTVLAAGNKSNGEHIQQAQKLFDAVGKTLVLDEHHFDAVTGLSASGPAFFYVIIEALAEGGVKCGLPRDISTLLVAQACLGSAKMVVETGQHPAILKDHVTTPAGCTIDGLLKLEEGGLRKTLIKAVDETARRARELGQE